The nucleotide window GATAACAGACATCGTATTATCATCATATGTCAttcaaatgatgtgttcatttagcaggtgCTTTCGTGACAAATGACATCCTGTTATTGCATGTATATAATGTGTTATGTAATAACTACATTGAATCACATGCTGTCAGATGTGAGGTAAACGTTATAGATTTTTTTACCATGTAATCTCTTTGTTTCAGTTGCAATGTCCACTATTGGAGACAAAATCCTAGATACTGCACTATCAAAGGTGAATCCCTTTACATATTAGCATGAAATGTCATAGCAAATGTGttaagaatcagaatcagagttACTACCAGTCCCTAGCTACTACACTGGTGACATCCTACTTACAGTATAAAGTGTATAGGATACTATAGAGTATACTGTATGTCTAGGTAGGTACAGTATTTTGTCTCCAGAGTAAACTCTGTGTTCACTGTCATGGTTGTTTGATAACCATGTTTGTAGTGCATTGGTAACCATGTTGTTTTCTGAATGCAGATTGGAGAGAAGAGTCTTTTCACCAAAGAACTGGAGAATGCTCTGGAGAAGAACGAGTGAGTGCCATCTGCATCTGACTTGTTAGGGCCTACAACTGTCACTCCTGGTCTCCTTGGTCACTGAGGAGCTGAGCCAACTGCCTCTTAGCTCATAGCTATCCTGTTATCAGGAGCAGTACTTGCTCCCTAAAGAGTCCTAGTCCCAGGACCTGTACTGTCTCTCTACAGTGTCCCAGGACCAGTATTGTCTCTCTACAGTGTTCCAGACCCAGTACTATCTCTGTACAATATCTTAGTCCCAGGACCTGTACTATCTCTCTATAGTGTCCTAGTCCCAGACCCAGAACTAGCTCTAGTGTGCTGGCCCCAGTTCACATGGAGACCTCCCCCTGCTGAAGTACAGTCTTTGTTAGCGTGCGTCTGCCTGCTTCAGAAGGCTCCCAGGCTTTCATGTCTGCAGGTGCTTCTGTCCTGCCTGGCTCTTTGTAGAGGCCCTGCCTCTGTAGAGGCCCTGCCTCTGAAGTTCACCCACACAGGAcataccactgctgtgtgttcACACAGGAAACCAGCTCTGCTGCTCCATGACCCTATAGATTACATTAGATATCTTCATGGTCTGTTATTGCCAAAATGTTTCCTTTGCGCACAAGTGCCTCTTTAAAAATAAGCCCGTAGCACAGGTCACAGTGTGTACAAATGCACGTGTAACGTGCTGTGTAGATGCATGTGGAGGCCGctagtgactgtgtgtctgcgccCCTCAGGGTCGACCTGGTGGTCCACTCTCTGAAGGACCTgcccaccaccctgcctccagGCTTCACCATCGGAGCTGTGCTGAGGTGAGGCCCGCCTTGCTGCCTCCCtgactctatctctcactcagcTGCCCTCCTGATCTGAGGGACCTTCAAAGAgttcctcttttcctcttcctccgcctcctctgccttctcctactattcctccccctcttcctcgcGTAATCCTTTTTGGTGGGTTATACTATCAAAGCACCTTTTGCTGCAGGCTGGTCACCGTGCCTCTCGTTTTTAGTCAGTTGCATGTCAGTACATTTTATACCAGGGTTAACTAGCATTTTGTTTTGGAAAAATTATACAGTCTAGggatatttatacatttatacatGTTTTAAACTTGTCTTACAACCTATCAGTGGTGTGCTTGATTTCTATTCCTGCTCTTTTAAGACGGGAGGACCCCCATGATGCAGTAGTGCTGCATCCCAAAAACGCTGGCAAGTCCCTGGATGCCCTTCCTAATAAGAGGTACCAAACAAGTGCACCTCTGCCCGTTCACAGTGTGCAGCTAATGTTGTGTTCCCTTATGTTGAAGCTGCTGGTTGTGGGTGGTTTGCTTTCACAGTGTGATCGGCACCAGTTCCCTACGCAGGGCTGCCCAGCTGAAGAAAAGGTTCCCCCACCTGGAGTTCAAAGACATCGTATCCTTTTCGGAAGAGACACAAGACTGGTCTCTACACTGTATCATCTGAACGGATCTAGTTTTAGAAGTAGACCCTTGAAGGGTGCATTTAATTTGGTCCTTAAACCGTCCCTCCAGAGAGGGAACTTGAACACTCGACTGAAGAAGCTGGATGAGAAGGAGGACTTTGCTGCCATCATCCTGGCTGCAGCAGGACTGTGCCGTATGGGCTGGGACAGCAGGATCAGCCAGGTAGACCAACACtaacatgtacatacacacagtatatgGAAGACTGACtgataaatacaaaacaaacatatATGGAAGGCTGGGTATATATCATTTTAGATGATTATCTGCTGATTAATATCAAATGATGTGTTTCTGTTTGCAGATATTGAGTCCTGAAGACTGCATGTATGCCATTGGGCAGGTAAGGTGTagggtgtttttgtgtgtgtgtgtgtgtatcctaatgtgctccctgtgtgtgtgtgtgtgttctgacctgCGTGCTGTGTGTCCTGCCAGGGTGCTCTGGCGGTGGAGGTGAGAACCAGAGACACAGACATCCTGGAGATGGTGTCTGTGCTGCACCACTCTGAGACCGTGCTGCGCTGCATCGCTGAGAGGGCCTTCCTCAGAcagctggtgagacacacacacacacacactgcacacacacacacacacactgcacacactgcacacacacacactgcacacccacacacactgcacccacacactgcacacacacacactgcacacacacacacacacacacacacacacactgcacacacacacactgcacacccacacacactgcacccacacactgcacacacacacactgcacccacacacacaaatactgcacacacaaacacacacacaaacacactgcacacacaaacacacacagaaatactgcacacacacacacacactgcacactcacacacacatacatatgcaacATACCACAGAACACGCTATACaatacacacataaatacacaatacacataccatcacacacacacacgttacacgtACACAACTGATGGAGCTGATGTTGACTTGTTTGtaggagggaggctgcagtgTTCCTGTGGCTGTCCACACCGAGGTCAAGGACTCTCAGGTAAGACTTCCTGAaggtcatcttcctcctctctgtctcaaaagctgtgtgtgtgtgtgtgtgtacgtgcaacCTGTGTAACCCTGCTGTTGTGCTGCAATCCTCAGCTGTACCTGACGGGGGCAGTGTACAGCCTGGATGGGAGTGACAGTCTGAAGGACACCATGCAGACCAGCCTGGCTGACGACAAGCAGGTCAGAACCTCTCAGTCCCATCCATCCTGTTGTCATAGAGACCAGAACCTCACAGTCCAATATGACTGGTCTTCACAGCCCAGGTTGTGCTGACACTTATCCTGCAAGGCTCTCATCACAGTGTATCTAACTCCTGGATCACTATATTATCATTATTAGTATTATTGTTCCCCATACAAAAGTCTGTAGTAAATTGTTTTGTCCACCAcacctggtagctgagatgtggttactttgcgatgtggtCCTGATGTGAGTCCTGTGTCctaggagctggaggaggtggacgaGCGCATGCAGCACGTGGGCGTGACGGCCACCAAGATTTCGGCCTCGGCCCAGGACGCAGCGGAGAAGCTGGGGCTAGACCTGGCGAATCTACTGCTGAGCAAGGGAGCCAAGGAGATCCTGACTGTAGCCAGGCAGCTCAACGATGCCTCATAGTAGCTCCGAGATGCAGAGGTGTGGGGTGTGCGTGTTGGGGGGACTTGTGTACCTCCAAACTCTGTATTACACTTAATCATATTATTGCTTTAATTTAGCACTATGCTGCACATGCCACACCTATTACGTAAACGCCTTCTCAGTTGAAGGATGTGTAGTTGACAAGAGAAAAGCGTGTTTACCCAACACAGGAAGCATGCTGGGAGAACGTTCAGCTCCTGTTCAGCACTGAACACCAGACCCCTGAACACGGGGGTTCTAAAGCAAAGCTGAAAATAGACCTGATATCAACGACACAACCCAGGAGGCTGCAGTATCCATTAGCGCCAGCTTATCTTTTTAGAGAGAGTTTGTTCAAAAATGACCAGGGTGTTCTCACTGTGTGGCCTTGTGCACTGTGTTGTTGTAAATGTGGTAGGATTACCCTATCCCAGCttcgctgtgtgtgcgtgtttgtgtgacggggtaatgtgtgtgtgtgtgtgtgtctgtaaggtATTTTATGTGTGACTGGGTTGGGACTTCCGTGTAACACAACACAGTGCAGATGCTAGACCTTCGATCAGAACTGTAAAGATGTCTCGACCTTTGACAAATTGAAAAATAGAGTAATATCTTATTACATCTTAAACCATTTTCTACCAGCCATTTTCAATGAAGCTTGGACTGTGAGCTTGGACTCCCCCATATGTTGTAATCAGCCTCCAGCTAACCTATACTGTTCTGTATAATATGGCTAGTAAGGGCTTAGTTCAACAGATTGAACAGTATGTACcttttacatatatttagtcattttccaACCTACCCGACAAGTGTACAGTAAATCACAGTACTGTGTGCCTTTGTCAAGTTTCAAAAACGCCAAAGCCAGGCCTTGCCCAAGTGGCCTCCACCCCCAAGTACCCAGAGCAAGCAGATGGCCTTCAGAACAGGCCTCAACAAGGGTCATATCACTGCTTATCacacggtgggtcacaatgatccgaaggcagcacaaaggTTGAAGATTTTCATAGACTTCTATTATTCTAATGCAATTCCTCAAActaattattttctttttctgtatTAATGGTCCTATGTGTATCCATAATACCAATCCTTATTAATGTTTTTGAAATGGTTGTGAAATACCTCTGTATTCGTGTTTGAATATTTATTTGTCATCTGCAAATTACACATATGCAATCTGGGAAGGTGGAGTTTGTCTGTATCACTGATCATAGAGGAAGTGTCGAGAAAAAAATCTTTCAATAAAGGGTTTTATTTGATTCATAGATGTACTGATACATGGTATTAGGATGGACTGAGACCCTGTGAAGTGGGATCTCCAGACTGTTTCAGCTCTGCCCTGTGTCACCTAATGGAGTTTAAAAGTTTTTGTATTTGAAGATGATTTCCTGGTTGGGTTCTGGGATGTAGCAGCCGATACCTGCAGAGGAGATCCAGAAAGAACTCTGTGTTAGTAGGTGCTCAGTACACAACCCTGcacatttagagagagagaattgacaGAGAGGAACAGTCTTGCTCACCAAGATTAGCGGTGAAAATAGTGCCATTGACCATTTTCACCAGCAGCCCCCAGTACGTCCGTTTGATTTGGTCCCCATAAACTCCGTTGATGCTTTCCAGGTAGGGTCCGTAGTCTAAGTGCTCTGTGTAAGTGAAACTGACACAGTACAACCACATGCATGATTAAACTAGACACACGGACCAAATCACTTTACACCAACCCTCACTCAATCAAAGTCCCACACAACATAATACAATTGCCCTTGAATGTCTACATGACAAACAGGACAACAATGAAGTGTGTAGGAATGTGTATGGTTGCGCAACTGACGTGAATCCAGCGCTGGTGTTCTGCAGCCTCTTCATGGCCCCAAACACGGAACCCCTGTAGACCACCGAGGAGATGTAGGTCAGGTTGGGGCTGTTGGTCAGACTGTTGTACACCAGCAGCTTTACAGGAGAGTTCCCATAGCAGCCTGGAGACATATGGACTGACAACCACAATCAAGATGAGCCATGTAGTAACATACGCTAACACAGAGAGGAAACAACCTAcagattgtgtgtgagagaaagtgcgtgtgagtgagtgtgtgtgtgtgtttgcgtgtgtgagagtgtgtgtcttaccATCCTCAGCCATTAGCCCTGGAACCAGCAGATTAGCTAAGAGAAAAGCAATCTTCACGTACATCATGTCTGCTAGTCGGTCCGTACACCTGTCTGGTTACCAGATGCTAGTTTGaagttctctctttctttctctctttataccCTACCAGTGTATAGCCAGATAAACAGGCCTTTCAGGGTCAGAACTAGAACACAATGACCTTTTTTAAGACCACACAGATTGCCAAACAAGATGGTTGGACATTCTTGTGTCGCATTTAAGTTTCCTTTATATTCACATTCAGTCATTCAGCAggagcttttatccaaagacacATACAAAAGTACATAACAGATTGCAGTGATTCATACTGGTTAATACTAagcatgactatgtttagcctatCGTCTGCACCTCCTTgtgtctctgactgtctctggaggaggagatccctcactgaattgctcctcccaaggttctCTATGGATTTTCCATGACGGTTTTCCTTTGCCTTTTTGAGGCTTTAGGTTGGTTTAGATGCAGTTCTATTGGCATATGTGAAgcactctgtgacattgcttgtgtaATAGAATTTTAGGATGTATGGACAAGGAATGTGTTTTAATAGTGGTTGAACTGTAAGCTCATGTGTTCATTGTTAGGTCAAGAGAGGGTGAAGGAATGTCTGTTTGACCTAAGTGTGACCCCTCTGTAGGCCAGTTTACCCTGGGGGATGGGTTGAGCATCTTATACGGCCTTATTTCTAAGATTCTTGATACAATGGAGATAAGTTGACATGGGGTACGTCTgtagacatgaagtctgggtgacatAAGGGTTAACACGTTTTTGGAATGTGTAGATATTGTATTACCTTTTCCTGATAAGACATCCATTGTGTCGGAGAATGTGACTGATGTTGATATTGATATATTGATTGATTGTTGTTTATAGACCAGATGCTTGACAATTCCAGGGCACTCCTTGAAATATTGAAACTGAAGATGGCCAGGGGATCAGAACTTGTGTGACACTGTTTGGGCGTGCACTACTTCTGATCATCTGATTCATGACCAGgttgttttgtgttattgtgtcatgtttgtgtgtcgatGATGGTTACATTGGTAAAGATTAGTTTACGTTCTTAtgtatacgtcatacttcaGATAAACTTCAGGCCTCAACAAGGGTCATATCATTGCTTATCCTTTAAGATTTTCATAGATTTATATTATTCTCATGCATTGCTTCAGACAAatgattttttattttctttttccttaTTAATGGTcctatgtttttctttttcatcagTATTATCGAAATAGATGGCCCATAATACCAATCCTTATTTTCCCTCAATGTTTTTGAAATGGTTGTGAAATACctctgtatgcatgtttgaatATTCATGCAATCTGGGAAGGTGGAGTTTGTCTGTGTCACTGACCAAAGATAAAGTGTTGAGAAAGGATCTTTCAATAAAGGGttttatttgattaatacatGTATTGATACAGGATGGTATTAGGATGGACTGAGATTCTGTGAAGTGAGCTGCTGGAATttaatattttttgtatttgaagATGATTTCCTGGTTGGGTTCTGGAAGGTAGCAGCCGATACCTGCAGAGGAGATCCAGAAAGAACTCTGTGTTAGTAGGTGCTCAGTACACAACCCTGcacatttagagagagagagggagagagtgagagagagagagagagagagagagagagagagagagagagagagagagagagagagagagattgacagaGGAAAAGTCCTACTCACCAACATTAGCGGTGAAAATAGTGCCATTGACCATTTTCACCAGCAGCTCCCAGTACGTCCGTTTGATTTGGTCCCCATAAACTCCGTTGATGCTTTCCAGGTAGGGTCCGTAGTCAAAGTTCTCTGTGTAAGTGAAACTGACACAGTACAACCACATGCATGATTAAACTAGACACACGGACCAAATCACTTAACACCAACCCTCACTCAATCAAAATCACACACAACATAACACGATTGCCTATGAATGTCTGCATGACAAACAGGACAACAATGAAGTGTGTAggaatgtgtgtgcttgtgtgtactgACGTGAAGTCTGGGCCTGTGTCCTGCAGCCTATTCATGGCCCCAAACAGGGAACCCCTGTAGACCACCGAGGAGATGTAGGTCAGGTTGGGGTAGTAGGTCAGACTGTTGTACACCAGCAGCTTTACAGGACAGTTCCCATAGCAGCCTGGAAACATAATGACAGACAACCACAATCAAGATGAGCCATGTAGTAACATACGCTAACACAGAGAGGAAACAACCTACAGATTGtgcttgagagtgtgtgtgtgagagagtgtgtgtgtgtcttaccatcCCCAAACATGAGCCCTGCAACCAGAATATTAGCTAAGAGAAAAGCAATCTTCATGTGCATCATGTCTGCTTGTCGGTCCGTACACCTGTCTGGTTACCAGATGCTAGTTTGaagttctctctttctttctctctttctctcttgctctctcttgtctctctattTATACCCTACCAGTGTATTGCCAGATAAACAGGCCTTTCAGGGTCAGAACTAGAACACAATGAACTTTTCAAGCCCGCACAGATTGCCAAATAAGATGGTTGGACATTCTTGTGTCGCATTTAAGTTTCCTTTATATTGACATTCAGTCATTCAGCAggagcttttatccaaagacacATACAAAAGTACATAACAGATTGCAGTGATTCATACTGGTTAATACTAagcatgactatgtttagcctatCGTCTGCACCTCCTTgtgtctctgactgtctctggaGAAGgagatccctcactgaattgctcctcccaaggttctCAATAGATTTTCCATGACggttttccttgtcttctttgagggtttaAGTTTGTTTAGATGCAGTTCTAttggcatatgtgaagccctctgtgccATTACTTGTGTAATAGAATTTTAGGATGTATGGACAAGGAATGTGTTTTAATAGTGGTTGGACTGTAAGCTCATTTGTTCATTGTTAGGTCAAGAGAGGTTGAAGGAATGTCTGTTTGACCCAAGTCTGACCCCTCTGTAGGACAGTTTACCCTGGGGGATGGGTTGAGCATCTTATACGGCCTTATTTCTAAGATTCTTGATACAATGGAGATAAGTTGACATGGGGTACGTCTgtagacatgaagtctgggtgacatAAGGGTTAACACGTTTTTGGAATGTGTAGATATTGTATTACCTTTTCCTGATAAGACATCCATTGTGTCGGAGAATGTGACTGATGTTGATATTGATTGATTGTTGTTTATAGACCAGATGCTTGACAATTCCAGGGCACTCCTTGAAATATTGAAACTGAAGATGGCCAGGGGATCAGAACTTGTGTGACACTGTTTGGGCGTGCACTACTTCTGATCATCTGATTCATGACCAGgttgttttgtgttattgtgtcatgtttgtgtgtcgatGATGGTTACATTGGTAAAGATTAGTTTACGTTCTTAtgtatacgtcatacttcaGATAAACTTCAGGCCTCAACAAGGGTCATATCATTGCTTATCCTTTAAGATTTTCATAGATTTCTATTATTCTCATGCAATGCTTCAAACAAatgattttttcttttctttttccttaTTAATGGTcctatgtttttctttttcatcagTATTATCGATATAGATGGCCCATAAGACCAATCCTCATTTTCCCTCAATGTTTTTGAAATGGTTGTGAAATACTTCTGTATTGATGTTtgaatatttatttgtattctgaaaattacatttatgcaaTCTGGGAAGGTGGAGTTTGTTTGTGTCACGGATCATAGAGAAAGTGTTAAAAAATGATCTTTCAATAAAGGGTTTTATTTGATTAATAGATGTACTGATACATGGTATTAGGATGGACTGAGACCCTGTGAAGTGGGATCTCCTCCAGACTCTGTTTCAGCTCTGCCCTCTGTCACCTGCTGGAGTTTAATAGTTTTTGTATTTGAAGATGATTTCCTGGTTGGCTTCTGGGATCTCGCAACCGATACCTACAGAGGAGATCCAGAAATAACTGTATTAGTAGGTGTGCAGTACACAACCCAGCatatttagagagagagagataatggatAGAAAGGAAGAGTCCTACTCACCAACATCAGGGGTGAAAATAGTGCCATTGACCATTTTCACCAGCAGCTCCCAGTACGTCTGTTTGATTTGGTCCCCAGAAACTCCGTTGATGCTTTCTATGTAAGGGCCGTAGTCAACGTTCTCTGTGTAAGTGAATCTGACACAGTACATCCACATGCATGATTTAGCTAGACACACAGGCCAAATCACTTAACACCAACCCTCACTCAAAGTCCTACACAACATAACATGATTGCCCTTGAATGTCTACATGACAAACAGGACAACAATGAAGTGTGTAGGAATGTGTATGGTTGCGTGTACTGACTTGAATCCAGCGCTGGTGTTCTGCAGCCTCTTCATGGCCCCAAACACAGAACCCCTGTAGACCACCGAGGAGATGTAGGTCAGGTTGGGGCTGTTGGTCAGACTGTTGTACACTAGCAGCTTTACAGGAGAGTTCCCATAGCAGCCTGGAGACATATGGACTGACAACCACAATCAAGATGAGCCATGTAGTAACATAGGGCTAACACAGAGAGGAAACAACCTAcagattgtgtgtgagagagagtgtgtgtgtgtttgcgtgagagagagtgagtgagtgtgcgtgtgtcttacCATCCCCAAACATGAGCCCTGCAACCAGTAGATTAGTTAAAAGAAAAGTAGTCTTCATGTACATCATGTCTGCTTGTCGGTCCGTACACCTGTCTGTTTCCAGATGCTAGTTTGaagttctctctttctttctcttgtctctctATTTATACCCTACCAGTGTAGTGTCAGATAAACAGGCTTTTCAGAGTCATTACTGGAACACAATGACTAGTGACTCCAATTTCCTTGGGTGCAGTAAGAACTGGAACAGCCCCTAAGGATTGCCAAACAAGATGGTTGGACATTCTTGTGTCGCATTTAAGTTTcctttatatttacattcagtAGTTCAACAggagcttttatccaaagacagACAAAAGTACATAACAGATTGCTGTGATTCATACTGGTTAATACTAAGCATGACCATGTTCAGGCTATGGTCTGCACCTGTGTGTCActgactgtctctggaggaggagatctCCCAAGGTTCTCCATGGGTTTTCCTTGGAGGTcttccttgtcttctttgagggtGGCATTGTTGGTTTagatgcagttctatgggcatatgtgaagctctctgtgacattgcatgtaaaaagggctacaAAATGTATTGGATTTGAATACCAAGGAACATGAGACAAAATCTCAAATCACACAAAGAACACAGcatatgctttcatccaaagaaaATGATCTGTGACCTTTGTACATGCTACCATAATATACAGATGCAAGATTCTTCGAAACAGCACCCCATGTACTTTCAGAAGTATGCCTTTCAGAACTGGCCAGCTAAAGTACAAGCCGGTATTGCTGCTTGTGTGCTGTCCAAAATCATGCATTCATCATGTTGGGTATCACACCCTGAAGGGCGTATGGACAAGAAGGGGTGTGTCTGTGGTATTGTAGCACAAGAATAACTCTTTCCGAATTCTTACATGCACTTCCTTATAAGCCAGGTCAAACACACTGCATTTAGTCATCTTCAACACTTATTCTCTCCTCCATGCTTTTTGATATTA belongs to Hypomesus transpacificus isolate Combined female chromosome 15, fHypTra1, whole genome shotgun sequence and includes:
- the hmbsb gene encoding hydroxymethylbilane synthase, b isoform X1, encoding MEEGPYKYVMDGNGRVSRVIRIGTRKSQLARIQTDSVAEKLKELFPEVHFEIVAMSTIGDKILDTALSKIGEKSLFTKELENALEKNEVDLVVHSLKDLPTTLPPGFTIGAVLRREDPHDAVVLHPKNAGKSLDALPNKSVIGTSSLRRAAQLKKRFPHLEFKDIRGNLNTRLKKLDEKEDFAAIILAAAGLCRMGWDSRISQILSPEDCMYAIGQGALAVEVRTRDTDILEMVSVLHHSETVLRCIAERAFLRQLEGGCSVPVAVHTEVKDSQLYLTGAVYSLDGSDSLKDTMQTSLADDKQELEEVDERMQHVGVTATKISASAQDAAEKLGLDLANLLLSKGAKEILTVARQLNDAS
- the hmbsb gene encoding hydroxymethylbilane synthase, b isoform X2; this translates as MSGEASSQDGNGRVSRVIRIGTRKSQLARIQTDSVAEKLKELFPEVHFEIVAMSTIGDKILDTALSKIGEKSLFTKELENALEKNEVDLVVHSLKDLPTTLPPGFTIGAVLRREDPHDAVVLHPKNAGKSLDALPNKSVIGTSSLRRAAQLKKRFPHLEFKDIRGNLNTRLKKLDEKEDFAAIILAAAGLCRMGWDSRISQILSPEDCMYAIGQGALAVEVRTRDTDILEMVSVLHHSETVLRCIAERAFLRQLEGGCSVPVAVHTEVKDSQLYLTGAVYSLDGSDSLKDTMQTSLADDKQELEEVDERMQHVGVTATKISASAQDAAEKLGLDLANLLLSKGAKEILTVARQLNDAS